A stretch of DNA from Firmicutes bacterium CAG:345:
ACCGGCATTAACACTCATTATTTTCATTTAATAATCTCCCTTAACAAGTTTAATTTTAGTCTTTTTTTAATTTTATTGCAACGAAGTTAATAAACTTAATTGAAAATAGAAAAAATAAATACATAAATCGAAAAATAATTAGCAATATCAAAAGAAATATTGACTAAAAACTCGGTGGGGAAAAAATAGAAAAAAGAAAAGTTTTATGAGATTTATTGAAAATAATGCTTTGCAAACCGAAGAAAAAATTGTAATTAATATTGTTACCCATCATTCCAAATTGTTTTATATTTGGATATTAGGAATATTAGGAATTTGGCTTTTTTTAATTCCGACAATTTTGCGATAATAAAAACAATTGAATATAAGAATAAAGAATATGTGATTACCAACAAAAGAGTAATTGCAAAATATGGAAAAAGAAAAGTTTATTATGAAGCAATCAATTTGGATAAAATAATAGATGCTTCAGTTTATATAGGTTTCTTTGGAAAATTATTTGGATTTGGTGATGTATTAATTCAAAGTATGAATAACAATCATCTCAGTTTAATTGGTATTAAAAACTCGGATGAAGTAAAAAATAACATACTTCTTTTAAAAAAAATATACAGAAATAGATTTTGTATGTGGGCAGGAAATGTGCCCACTTTTTATTTACAATTTTTTACTAAAATTTTTAGTAAAAATTTAAAATCAATTTAATAAAAGAAATACAACAATTTTTAATTAAATCGTATT
This window harbors:
- a CDS encoding membrane-flanked domain (product inferred by homology to UniProt), producing the protein MAFFNSDNFAIIKTIEYKNKEYVITNKRVIAKYGKRKVYYEAINLDKIIDASVYIGFFGKLFGFGDVLIQSMNNNHLSLIGIKNSDEVKNNILLLKKIYRNRFCMWAGNVPTFYLQFFTKIFSKNLKSI